The Rhizobium etli 8C-3 genome has a segment encoding these proteins:
- a CDS encoding carbohydrate ABC transporter permease translates to MSTTRAANFVSSRRILLWSGIGALCAWVLVPIYLIALGAFGGRSAVYLWPKTGLPTGLSFEPFLLFLRTEGVLGSFLNSLGAAAITVALSLLLGTPAGYALARYNFHGKDSFRLMVLLTRAFPLAILALPLTVSYIRLGLYDTVTGVGLVHTVLALPFAVLVTQGIFLGVPRELEEAAWVFGCSRIQAFFKIVAPLALPGIAATAVFAFVISWNEVFAASVLTVRNRTLTAYLLTVLAESPMHYRFAGGLMLILPSVVFIFAVRRYLFAIWGISSK, encoded by the coding sequence ATGAGCACGACCCGCGCCGCAAATTTCGTTTCGTCCCGCCGCATTCTGCTCTGGAGCGGGATCGGCGCGCTTTGCGCCTGGGTGCTGGTGCCGATCTATCTAATCGCGCTCGGCGCCTTCGGCGGACGCAGCGCCGTTTACCTCTGGCCGAAGACCGGTCTGCCGACAGGCCTTTCCTTCGAGCCCTTCCTGCTTTTTCTGAGGACGGAAGGCGTTCTCGGTTCCTTCCTGAACTCACTCGGGGCCGCAGCGATCACGGTTGCCCTATCCCTGCTTCTCGGAACGCCCGCCGGCTATGCGCTCGCACGCTATAATTTTCACGGCAAGGATTCCTTCCGGCTCATGGTCCTTTTGACCCGCGCCTTTCCTTTGGCAATTCTTGCGCTGCCGCTGACCGTTTCCTACATCCGTCTCGGCCTTTATGATACGGTAACGGGCGTCGGGCTCGTCCATACCGTCCTTGCCCTGCCTTTCGCCGTGCTGGTGACGCAAGGCATCTTTCTTGGCGTTCCGAGGGAACTTGAGGAAGCGGCATGGGTCTTCGGCTGCTCGCGCATCCAGGCATTCTTCAAGATCGTCGCTCCGCTCGCCCTTCCAGGTATCGCCGCGACTGCCGTCTTTGCCTTCGTCATCTCCTGGAACGAGGTTTTCGCCGCGTCCGTGCTCACCGTCAGAAACCGGACGCTGACGGCCTATCTGCTGACCGTTCTGGCGGAAAGCCCGATGCATTACCGCTTTGCGGGCGGCCTCATGCTCATTCTGCCCTCCGTGGTCTTCATCTTCGCTGTCAGGCGCTATCTCTTCGCGATCTGGGGCATTTCATCCAAGTGA
- a CDS encoding ABC transporter ATP-binding protein codes for MANIVIDRIRKNFGAFQALKDVSLTVNDGEFVSLLGPSGCGKTTLLRIIAGLESESAGDIRIGDRSVAGLQPKDRGLAMVFQNYAVFPHMTVFENVAFGLRMQKADEARVSQQVQKAAALLHIEPYLDRYPNKLSGGQRQRVAVARALAVEPKVLLMDEPLSNLDALLRLEMRTELKTVLQSSGTTTIYVTHDQTEAMGLSDRIAVMHDGEIEQVGDPVDIYNHPATRFVGGFIGNPPMNFIHMPVTGGHVIVGSERFPVPPESGPEIILGLRGEAVALAQASEGFQMRVRVAEPMGSHLLLTGLIENQPVRVILPATEKVASGDVIGLKPDPARISWLAPDSGKAYLAAAA; via the coding sequence ATGGCCAACATCGTCATCGACCGCATCCGGAAGAACTTCGGAGCCTTCCAGGCGCTGAAGGACGTCTCGCTGACAGTCAACGACGGGGAGTTCGTTTCCCTTCTCGGCCCCTCTGGCTGCGGAAAGACGACGCTGCTGCGCATCATCGCCGGTCTTGAATCCGAAAGCGCCGGCGACATTCGGATCGGTGACCGCTCGGTGGCCGGGCTTCAGCCGAAGGACCGCGGCCTTGCCATGGTCTTTCAGAACTACGCTGTCTTCCCACATATGACGGTGTTTGAAAATGTCGCCTTCGGCCTCAGGATGCAAAAGGCCGATGAGGCGCGCGTCAGCCAGCAGGTCCAGAAAGCAGCAGCTCTTCTGCATATCGAGCCCTATCTCGACCGCTACCCGAACAAGCTGTCGGGCGGCCAGCGCCAGCGGGTTGCCGTTGCTCGGGCCCTCGCTGTCGAGCCGAAGGTCCTGTTGATGGATGAGCCGCTTTCCAATCTCGATGCGCTGCTGCGCCTGGAAATGCGAACCGAACTCAAGACGGTCCTGCAGTCCTCCGGCACGACGACGATTTATGTGACGCACGACCAGACGGAGGCGATGGGTCTTTCGGACCGGATTGCCGTCATGCACGACGGCGAGATCGAGCAGGTTGGCGATCCCGTCGACATCTACAACCACCCCGCCACGCGGTTCGTCGGCGGCTTCATCGGCAATCCGCCAATGAATTTCATCCACATGCCAGTGACCGGCGGGCACGTGATCGTGGGCAGCGAGCGTTTTCCGGTGCCGCCGGAATCCGGACCCGAAATCATCCTCGGGCTGCGCGGGGAAGCCGTGGCGCTTGCGCAAGCGTCGGAAGGATTTCAAATGCGCGTTCGCGTCGCCGAACCGATGGGATCGCATCTTCTTCTGACGGGATTGATCGAAAACCAGCCTGTTCGCGTCATCCTGCCGGCCACCGAAAAGGTCGCAAGCGGCGACGTCATCGGCTTGAAACCTGATCCCGCGCGCATTTCCTGGCTCGCACCCGATAGCGGCAAGGCCTACCTGGCGGCCGCTGCCTGA
- a CDS encoding MGH1-like glycoside hydrolase domain-containing protein produces MTKYIDEAKAILAANDRGGYTVPTDRLYPFQWNWDSAFVAMGFATYDIDRAYRELERLAEGQWVDGMIPHIVFHQPSDSYFPGPDVWRTNHVIPTSGITQPPVFAMALRKIYETAVAAGSDASDRTLKLYAVALKWHRWWYRARDPEGTGLVALLHPWESGSDNSPAWDTALARVPTTTETPVVRKDIGHVNPQMRPRDEDYGRFIHLLDSFAACGWDPVQQWQKTTFKIADIQTSAILLKAGEDLHYLAGVLGRGGESDEIAALNERTRQALKTQWRPRLSRFVSRDLLAGEDVAAATQAGFIPLLALDLDEATAGAAAAEMRRWCKGMKVVFPTTEPTSASFEAKRYWRGPAWAIINWLLIKGLYRNGHAGLAEELRQSTISAIETEGFAEYFDPTTGEGCGGLGFSWTAAAYIALEKEDSSAMK; encoded by the coding sequence ATGACGAAATACATCGATGAAGCCAAGGCGATCCTGGCGGCGAATGACCGCGGCGGCTATACGGTACCGACCGACCGGCTTTATCCTTTTCAGTGGAACTGGGATTCGGCCTTCGTGGCCATGGGGTTTGCCACCTACGACATAGATCGCGCCTATCGTGAACTCGAACGTCTGGCCGAGGGACAATGGGTCGATGGGATGATCCCACACATCGTGTTTCATCAGCCGAGCGACAGCTATTTCCCCGGCCCTGACGTCTGGCGCACGAACCATGTCATCCCGACCTCCGGCATCACGCAACCGCCGGTCTTCGCGATGGCTCTTCGAAAGATCTACGAAACGGCGGTCGCCGCCGGCTCTGACGCAAGCGATCGAACGCTTAAACTCTACGCAGTCGCCTTGAAGTGGCACCGGTGGTGGTACCGCGCTCGTGATCCGGAAGGCACCGGTCTCGTCGCCCTGTTGCATCCCTGGGAAAGCGGCAGCGACAACTCGCCCGCCTGGGACACTGCCTTGGCGCGTGTTCCGACGACAACCGAAACGCCAGTCGTGCGAAAGGACATTGGGCACGTAAACCCGCAAATGCGCCCGCGCGACGAGGACTATGGCCGCTTCATCCATCTCCTGGATAGCTTTGCGGCCTGTGGCTGGGACCCGGTCCAGCAGTGGCAAAAAACCACGTTCAAGATCGCCGATATCCAGACCAGCGCGATCCTGCTGAAGGCCGGAGAAGATCTGCATTATCTGGCAGGTGTCCTCGGGCGCGGAGGCGAATCCGATGAGATTGCAGCGCTGAACGAGCGCACCCGGCAGGCCCTGAAGACGCAGTGGCGTCCTCGTCTTTCGCGTTTCGTCTCGCGGGATCTGCTGGCCGGTGAGGATGTCGCGGCAGCCACGCAGGCCGGCTTCATTCCTCTTCTTGCGCTCGACCTTGACGAGGCGACGGCCGGCGCTGCGGCCGCCGAAATGCGCAGATGGTGCAAGGGGATGAAAGTCGTCTTCCCGACGACCGAACCCACTTCCGCGAGTTTCGAGGCTAAGCGCTATTGGCGCGGTCCGGCCTGGGCGATCATCAACTGGCTCCTGATCAAGGGATTATACCGCAACGGCCACGCAGGACTTGCAGAGGAACTGCGCCAATCGACGATCAGCGCGATCGAGACCGAAGGCTTTGCCGAATATTTCGATCCGACAACCGGCGAAGGATGCGGTGGGCTCGGATTCTCATGGACGGCAGCGGCTTACATCGCTCTTGAAAAGGAGGACAGTTCCGCAATGAAGTAG
- a CDS encoding MFS transporter, whose product MARPERRPPDRQIIPFADSRMNRFLPDVLRSPAIRVSMIAIFLFGFAGATTSPYQSVVGIRELGLSNGLYSALIFAAAAVNVLVSILLGNLADRLGEYRSMMLVAASFGIFGYGAIYFLPTQTSFITCSLLLLPINGSLNSLLFANVRAATAGMPKSEVNTVNSGVRAMISLSWVLVPGMTGALLSASTSMLPAYLFACLSCVLCFALISAFLPPQKGTDNAATHHLSHLAALAEVVSPKIFTPLIAVALITSTLHVNGAILPLIVTGAVHGTVSDVGVLVGIVAFLEIIFIIVWARLLRQMGQVAALVTGTIIYATYLLLLGLASEPWHAYALTIISGIGAAALISIPITYLQDLIEERPGLGSALISVNIFLSAGVSALVFAIGSSTTTYSGTSIIGALFGLVGIGLLIYRSTRLRAV is encoded by the coding sequence CTGGCACGGCCAGAACGCAGGCCGCCCGACCGCCAGATCATTCCTTTCGCTGATAGCCGCATGAACCGCTTTCTTCCCGATGTCCTTCGCAGTCCGGCAATTCGCGTCAGCATGATTGCCATTTTCTTGTTCGGGTTTGCGGGAGCGACAACATCGCCCTATCAATCCGTCGTCGGCATTCGCGAGCTGGGATTGAGCAACGGTCTTTATTCAGCCCTGATCTTTGCGGCCGCGGCGGTCAATGTCCTGGTCAGCATCCTGCTTGGCAACCTTGCCGACCGTCTCGGCGAATATCGTTCGATGATGCTGGTGGCCGCCAGTTTTGGCATTTTCGGCTATGGCGCGATATATTTCCTTCCGACCCAGACGAGCTTCATCACCTGCTCGCTTCTGTTGCTACCAATCAATGGTTCGCTCAACTCCCTGCTTTTTGCCAATGTCCGGGCCGCCACCGCCGGAATGCCCAAAAGCGAGGTCAACACCGTCAACTCAGGCGTCCGGGCTATGATTTCGCTGTCGTGGGTGCTGGTACCTGGCATGACAGGCGCCCTGCTTTCCGCGTCGACGAGCATGCTTCCCGCCTATCTTTTCGCCTGTCTCTCCTGCGTATTATGTTTTGCCCTGATCAGCGCATTCCTGCCGCCCCAGAAGGGCACGGACAATGCAGCGACGCATCACCTCTCTCATCTTGCAGCTCTCGCCGAAGTGGTTTCGCCGAAGATTTTCACGCCCCTGATTGCCGTTGCACTCATCACGAGCACGCTCCATGTCAACGGTGCGATCCTGCCCTTGATCGTCACCGGAGCGGTTCACGGGACAGTCAGCGATGTCGGCGTTCTCGTCGGTATCGTTGCCTTCCTCGAGATCATCTTCATCATCGTCTGGGCGCGACTTCTTAGGCAGATGGGGCAGGTTGCAGCACTGGTCACCGGCACCATCATATATGCCACCTACCTGTTGCTGCTCGGCCTTGCTTCAGAGCCCTGGCATGCTTACGCCCTGACGATCATCAGCGGTATCGGCGCTGCAGCGCTGATCAGCATCCCCATCACCTACCTTCAGGACCTCATTGAAGAGCGGCCAGGTCTCGGCAGCGCCCTGATATCCGTCAACATTTTCCTCAGCGCCGGCGTGAGCGCACTCGTCTTCGCCATCGGCAGTTCCACCACGACCTATTCCGGGACCTCCATTATTGGTGCGCTCTTCGGTCTCGTCGGAATTGGGCTTCTGATTTACCGCAGCACCAGGCTGAGGGCTGTTTGA
- a CDS encoding M81 family metallopeptidase, with product MRIAVGGIHTECSTYSPVLMAMEDFRVMRAADLLGSDYFNFLNTEGVDHLPLLHARAIPGGPVSHGAYEGFKTEFLDRLQAAMPLDGLYLAMHGAMNVEGVDDAEGDWISAARAVVGPHCIVAASYDLHGNVSQKIVDQLDIFAAYRTAPHVDVRETMVRAWSMLVDALTSGSRPGVAWAPVPVLWPGERTSTEDEPAKGLYLRLADFDRRHDILDANLMIGYVWADEPRATACAVVTASDKAAGAKAAQEIALSYWNARKDFRFGPITGPLDDMLDIAAATKTAPVVLADSGDNPTGGGVGDRADVLSAALSRKFENTLFAGITDRPAVEACFAAGKGAIVPLSIGGSLDPASVPVRVEAEVILLDDPGSGAERQAVIRTRGVTVVLAARRRPYHNIADFACLGLDPRSVQLLVVKSGYLSPELAPIANPNLMALTAGVVNQDIESLASHRRTRPIFPFDRNFVYQPQARLSARWQD from the coding sequence ATGCGGATTGCGGTCGGCGGAATTCACACGGAATGCAGCACATATTCGCCGGTGCTGATGGCAATGGAGGATTTTCGCGTCATGCGCGCGGCAGATCTCCTCGGTTCTGACTATTTCAACTTTCTGAACACGGAAGGGGTCGATCACCTCCCGCTTCTCCATGCGCGTGCCATCCCCGGCGGACCGGTGTCGCATGGCGCCTACGAGGGGTTCAAGACGGAGTTCCTCGATCGCCTGCAGGCGGCCATGCCGCTTGACGGTCTCTATCTCGCCATGCACGGCGCAATGAACGTCGAGGGCGTGGATGACGCCGAAGGCGACTGGATATCGGCGGCCCGGGCTGTCGTCGGCCCGCACTGCATCGTCGCCGCGAGCTACGATCTGCATGGCAATGTCAGCCAGAAGATCGTCGACCAGCTCGATATCTTCGCGGCCTACCGCACGGCGCCGCATGTCGACGTGCGCGAAACCATGGTGCGCGCCTGGTCTATGCTCGTCGACGCGCTTACGAGCGGGAGCCGCCCGGGCGTGGCCTGGGCGCCGGTGCCTGTCCTGTGGCCAGGCGAGCGGACTTCGACTGAGGATGAGCCGGCAAAGGGCCTCTATCTGCGGCTTGCCGACTTCGACCGCCGCCACGACATTCTCGATGCCAATCTGATGATCGGCTATGTCTGGGCCGACGAGCCGCGGGCGACGGCCTGTGCCGTGGTGACGGCATCGGACAAAGCTGCTGGCGCAAAAGCCGCACAGGAGATCGCGCTTTCCTATTGGAATGCCCGAAAGGACTTTCGTTTCGGACCGATCACCGGTCCGCTCGACGACATGCTTGATATCGCGGCAGCTACGAAGACTGCGCCGGTCGTTCTTGCAGATTCGGGGGACAATCCGACCGGCGGCGGTGTGGGCGACCGGGCCGATGTCCTGAGCGCTGCTCTTTCCCGCAAGTTCGAAAACACGCTCTTTGCCGGCATCACCGACCGGCCGGCGGTCGAGGCCTGCTTTGCCGCAGGCAAGGGAGCGATCGTGCCTCTCTCAATCGGCGGCAGCCTCGATCCGGCGAGCGTTCCCGTTCGCGTTGAGGCCGAGGTGATCCTGCTCGACGATCCAGGCTCCGGGGCCGAACGCCAGGCGGTGATCCGCACCCGTGGTGTGACGGTGGTGCTTGCCGCCCGCAGGCGTCCCTATCACAACATCGCAGATTTCGCGTGCCTTGGGCTCGATCCCAGATCGGTTCAGCTGCTTGTCGTGAAATCCGGCTATCTTTCGCCCGAGCTTGCGCCGATTGCCAATCCGAACCTCATGGCACTGACTGCGGGCGTCGTAAACCAGGACATCGAAAGTCTAGCCAGCCATCGCCGAACCCGGCCGATCTTCCCGTTCGACCGCAATTTCGTCTACCAACCGCAGGCGCGACTCTCGGCGCGCTGGCAGGATTGA
- a CDS encoding beta-N-acetylhexosaminidase translates to MKPVYYRLENSWTPKGGPNGQFTFTLFNLSESPLSGFKLVFTSLTRVSDPEACQNAQFLRRNANFHEFSPPPGFLLAPGQSWIFTVAGLHRKAQHCTDGAKSAYLTLADGTHADVAVSDLLLEGSPSEPPPVLVPEGRLDLPFALQPWPAEIDAMPGDSFPVVLYPQGASCDELLSISMVISLSRRLFESDHSVFSLSPSAQGRPLVFDRQARLDAESYRLTFASDKVTLSYCDAAGRQYGLTSLAQLLNGARTTKGRFRFPVSGSISDKPRYSWRGCHLDVSRQFYPVADVKRLIDILAWFKLNIFHWHLTDDEAWRLEIKAYPQLTTTGVLRGPDEPLLPQLGNGAEPVGGFYSQDDIRDIVAHAQALNVEVVPEIDIPGHNAATLAALAELTDGQEAPDSYHSVQGYPNNALNPAVPFTYEFLEKVFDEMVELFPSSYIHVGGDEVANGSWLASPLAKKLMAEEGISGTFGLQSYFLKRIKDMLTTRGRKLAGWNEVAHGGGVAAKDTLLMAWENPQVGIDLAREGYDVVMTPGQAYYLDMVQAEAFQEPGASWAGTVPPAHTYAYEAEGDFPEDLKDKMKGVQACIWSEHFLSRGYFNRLVFPRLPAIAEAAWTPKAKKDWNRFAAIVPLSPAL, encoded by the coding sequence ATGAAACCGGTTTACTATCGCTTGGAAAACAGCTGGACCCCAAAGGGCGGGCCAAACGGCCAGTTCACCTTCACACTGTTCAACCTCTCCGAAAGCCCGCTTTCCGGTTTCAAGCTCGTCTTTACGTCCCTGACGCGAGTGAGCGACCCTGAAGCCTGTCAGAACGCCCAGTTCCTAAGGCGCAACGCGAACTTCCATGAATTCTCGCCGCCGCCGGGATTCCTTCTTGCGCCCGGCCAGAGCTGGATCTTCACGGTAGCCGGTCTTCATCGCAAGGCGCAGCACTGCACGGACGGAGCAAAATCCGCCTATCTGACATTGGCCGACGGCACACATGCCGACGTGGCCGTCTCCGATCTGCTTCTCGAAGGCAGCCCGAGCGAGCCGCCGCCGGTGCTGGTGCCGGAGGGCCGCCTTGATCTTCCCTTCGCGCTCCAGCCATGGCCGGCAGAGATTGATGCAATGCCTGGCGACAGCTTTCCTGTCGTGCTTTATCCGCAAGGCGCAAGCTGCGACGAGCTGCTTTCGATTTCAATGGTGATTTCCCTTTCGCGCCGGCTCTTTGAAAGTGACCATTCCGTCTTCAGCCTGTCACCATCGGCGCAGGGCCGACCGCTGGTCTTCGACCGCCAGGCCCGGCTCGATGCGGAGAGTTACCGGCTAACCTTTGCCTCTGACAAGGTCACGCTTTCCTATTGCGATGCGGCCGGGCGCCAGTATGGGCTGACCTCGCTTGCGCAGTTGCTCAACGGGGCGCGCACGACCAAGGGCAGGTTCCGTTTTCCGGTCTCCGGCAGCATCTCCGACAAGCCGCGTTACAGCTGGCGCGGCTGCCATCTCGACGTGTCGCGTCAGTTTTATCCGGTTGCCGACGTCAAGCGGCTGATCGATATCCTTGCCTGGTTCAAACTCAATATCTTTCATTGGCACCTGACCGACGACGAGGCGTGGCGGTTGGAGATCAAAGCCTATCCGCAGCTGACCACCACCGGCGTCCTGCGTGGTCCGGACGAGCCGCTGCTGCCCCAGCTCGGTAATGGCGCTGAGCCCGTCGGCGGTTTTTACTCGCAAGACGATATCCGCGACATCGTCGCCCATGCCCAGGCATTGAATGTCGAAGTCGTGCCGGAGATCGATATTCCCGGCCACAATGCCGCAACGCTGGCCGCTCTCGCGGAACTCACCGATGGTCAGGAGGCACCGGACAGCTACCACTCCGTTCAGGGCTATCCGAACAACGCGTTGAACCCGGCCGTGCCGTTCACCTACGAATTCCTGGAGAAGGTCTTTGACGAGATGGTCGAGCTCTTCCCCTCCTCCTACATTCATGTGGGCGGCGACGAAGTGGCGAACGGTTCATGGCTTGCCTCTCCGCTGGCAAAGAAGCTGATGGCCGAGGAAGGCATTTCCGGTACCTTCGGCCTGCAATCCTATTTCCTGAAACGAATTAAGGACATGCTCACAACGCGCGGACGCAAGCTTGCCGGCTGGAACGAGGTGGCCCATGGGGGCGGCGTCGCGGCGAAAGACACGCTCTTGATGGCCTGGGAAAATCCTCAGGTCGGAATCGACCTCGCAAGGGAGGGCTACGACGTCGTCATGACGCCGGGACAGGCCTATTATCTCGACATGGTGCAGGCAGAAGCCTTCCAGGAGCCGGGGGCGAGCTGGGCAGGCACGGTGCCGCCGGCACATACCTATGCCTATGAAGCGGAAGGGGATTTCCCCGAAGATCTCAAGGACAAAATGAAGGGCGTACAAGCCTGCATCTGGTCCGAACACTTTCTGTCGCGCGGCTACTTCAACCGCCTGGTCTTTCCGCGCCTTCCGGCGATCGCCGAAGCGGCGTGGACCCCGAAGGCCAAGAAGGACTGGAATCGCTTTGCGGCCATCGTCCCTCTAAGCCCGGCACTCTAG
- a CDS encoding SDR family oxidoreductase has product MTQSVAIVTGAAGDIGAAIAARLADDHDIVLLADIDLDAAAAVAATLGPQSRFIAAGCDVTSEESVFRLATHCAELGQLQTLVNNAGAARAVSLRDTTPAIWRMDNALNLEAAFLCFRAVEDMLKVSKGSVINIASVNGINVFGHPAYSVAKAGLLHFTRLVAVEYGKFGIRSNAVAPGTVRTRAWEERAAANPNVFEEARRWYPLERVVEPKDVANAVAFLAGPQAAAISGVCLPVDCGLTAGQAELARTFSQSDHY; this is encoded by the coding sequence ATGACGCAATCGGTCGCTATCGTGACGGGAGCTGCTGGAGACATCGGCGCTGCGATCGCCGCCAGGCTCGCCGACGACCATGACATCGTCCTGCTTGCCGACATCGACCTTGATGCGGCTGCGGCCGTTGCCGCCACGCTTGGTCCGCAAAGCCGTTTTATTGCGGCCGGGTGCGACGTCACCAGCGAGGAGAGCGTTTTTCGTCTTGCAACGCATTGCGCCGAACTCGGACAGTTGCAGACGCTCGTCAACAATGCCGGCGCGGCACGCGCTGTCAGCCTTCGTGATACCACGCCTGCCATCTGGCGCATGGATAATGCCCTCAACCTCGAAGCTGCATTCTTATGCTTTCGCGCTGTCGAGGACATGCTGAAGGTCTCCAAAGGCTCGGTCATCAACATCGCCTCCGTCAACGGCATCAACGTTTTCGGTCATCCAGCCTATAGCGTGGCGAAGGCGGGGCTTCTCCACTTCACCCGGTTGGTGGCCGTCGAATATGGCAAGTTCGGCATCCGCTCCAATGCTGTCGCCCCCGGCACGGTCAGGACCCGGGCCTGGGAAGAGCGCGCGGCCGCCAATCCCAACGTCTTCGAGGAGGCACGGCGATGGTATCCGCTCGAGCGGGTCGTCGAACCCAAGGATGTTGCCAATGCCGTTGCCTTTTTGGCCGGACCGCAGGCGGCAGCCATCAGCGGGGTTTGCCTGCCCGTGGATTGCGGCTTGACGGCGGGCCAGGCCGAGCTCGCCCGCACGTTCTCGCAATCCGACCATTACTGA
- a CDS encoding MurR/RpiR family transcriptional regulator: MDIFSTLQEDKGRLSPSENRIAEIIVNDFEFAVNASIIELAEKAEVSPPTVTRFCRRLGCESFSDFKVQLARTAHIGVRYLKPESKSSDPADVAQDIITKAQNALFLLHRSLDIASIGRAADRIAKADMIYAFGSGGNSSMIADEFQNRLFRLGLRITASSDHSMQLMMAAAARAGDVVIGSSFSGRNAELVRAFGLAREAKVTTIALTQTASPVATAAEIVVPVDLPEGNNIFRPTSTRIAYIATVDIIASLVAYAIQPKAAATLRRIKQQLVAHRDGDDRQLLGD; this comes from the coding sequence TTGGATATCTTTTCCACATTGCAGGAAGACAAGGGTCGCCTCTCTCCATCGGAGAACCGCATTGCCGAAATCATCGTCAACGATTTCGAATTTGCCGTGAACGCCTCCATCATCGAGCTGGCGGAAAAAGCCGAGGTTTCGCCGCCGACCGTTACGCGCTTCTGCCGCCGGCTCGGCTGCGAAAGTTTCTCTGACTTCAAGGTACAACTCGCCCGCACGGCCCATATTGGCGTCCGCTATCTGAAGCCCGAGTCCAAAAGCAGCGATCCCGCCGACGTGGCGCAGGACATCATCACCAAGGCCCAGAACGCGCTGTTCCTCCTGCACCGCTCGCTTGACATCGCCTCAATCGGACGCGCCGCCGACCGGATCGCCAAGGCGGATATGATTTATGCCTTTGGTTCAGGTGGCAATTCCTCAATGATCGCCGACGAGTTCCAAAACCGCCTCTTCCGCCTGGGCCTGCGCATCACGGCAAGCTCGGACCACAGCATGCAGCTGATGATGGCGGCGGCAGCGCGCGCGGGCGACGTGGTGATCGGCTCGTCCTTTTCGGGGCGCAATGCCGAACTTGTTCGCGCTTTCGGGCTGGCGCGCGAAGCCAAAGTCACGACAATTGCACTGACGCAGACCGCAAGCCCGGTGGCAACGGCGGCCGAGATCGTCGTGCCGGTCGATCTGCCCGAAGGAAACAATATATTCCGCCCCACCTCGACGCGCATCGCCTATATCGCAACCGTCGACATCATCGCGAGCCTTGTCGCCTATGCCATCCAGCCAAAGGCGGCGGCAACGCTAAGGCGCATCAAGCAACAATTGGTCGCCCACCGCGATGGCGACGACCGTCAGCTCCTCGGAGACTGA
- a CDS encoding RidA family protein encodes MHMKRYGTVQTGAGGKSLPFARAVEADGWLYVSGQVAMQNGEIVEGNIIAQTHKTIANVLAILEEAGYGVEDVVRVGVWLDDPRDFWTFNKVYQEYFGEHPPARACVQSSMMVDCKVEIDCVAYKKKDQ; translated from the coding sequence ATGCACATGAAGCGCTATGGCACTGTTCAAACCGGCGCCGGCGGCAAGTCCCTGCCGTTTGCGCGCGCCGTCGAAGCCGATGGCTGGCTCTATGTTTCCGGTCAGGTTGCAATGCAAAACGGCGAGATCGTCGAGGGCAACATCATCGCTCAGACGCATAAGACAATTGCCAATGTGCTAGCGATCCTCGAAGAGGCCGGCTACGGCGTCGAGGATGTCGTGCGCGTCGGCGTCTGGCTCGACGACCCCCGCGATTTTTGGACCTTCAACAAGGTCTATCAGGAGTATTTCGGCGAGCATCCCCCGGCACGCGCCTGCGTGCAATCTTCAATGATGGTGGATTGCAAGGTGGAGATCGACTGCGTCGCCTATAAAAAGAAAGACCAGTAG